Genomic DNA from Hordeum vulgare subsp. vulgare chromosome 2H, MorexV3_pseudomolecules_assembly, whole genome shotgun sequence:
gcctcccaacaagcatttttgtttaacgcccttagctaggcagtgaatgatgctctcacaaaagacaagaattgaagcacaacgagagcctcctaaagcatgtgaaaatcacatctaagtctaacatacttcctattcataggcattttataggaaaacaaattgtcaagacaaccaatcgctgccatatgcaaggaagcagaaagagacaagagcaatctcaacatcacgagaggtgatttggtaacatgaaagtttctaccaaaatattttactctctcatagcaattacacgtgggatcatattcaaattcaacaatgtaactatcacaaaggatattcttttcatgatccacatgcatgcaaagttgacgctcttcaaaaatagtgggattatcatcaactaaagtcatgacttctccaaacccactttcaatatcattacaaatatcatattcatcacgaggtttgaacaaattttcaagataataagaaagatcatcaccccaatcatgattattgcaacaagtagtggtcatagcaagactagcatccccaagcttagggttttgcatatttttagcatgattgtcactaataggatttatagtgaaatcattgcaatcatgcttttcatccaaggatccctcttgaatcacttcatgaatttcttcctcacaatttttagattcacgcatcttacgcaaaaatcCAAAGAAATAggcaatttccctcaactcaatagcaatttgttccacgcgagtgggtctcttaaaaagACTAGCAAgtagatgaggatccatatcactagattttcagcaagcgaagatgcaagcatattgagggcacatggcacacaagcaagcaagaaaccgccaaaggaaaacgacaagggcaagagaaaacggcaaaggataaaggcgaatgaaaacggcaaatgtgaagtgggggagaggaaaatgagaggcaactggcaacaaaagtaaatgcaagagaagagtttgtgagacctacttggatagatcttgatttctcctccccggcaacggcgccagaaataggcgtgttgtcgggagaatattgttcacgatcctcctcggcaagcaatcctcttccccggcaacggcgccagaaatacttctgatgtttgttgtgtacccttggcaattgtgccagaaatactcctactacggcacgttggtattccctcgaagtggaaagggtgatgtagcacagcgacggtaagtatgtctctcagtttgagaaccaaggtatcaatccggcggaagagtatctcaccaacctgcacaaaaacaaaagcttgcacccaacgctatgaaggggttatcaatcccttatagattgtttgccaagtgagaactgaaagtaacaaagtaacaaagcaaagtaaaagcggagttgtaaatgatggatgtgaatagacccgggggccgtagtgtttactagtggcttctctcatgaaagcaagtagacggtgggtgaacaaattactgccgagcaattgatagaattgttccgagtcgtgacgatatctatgcaatgattatttctataggcatcacgtccgaaacaagtagatcgatactttctgcatctactactattactccacacgtcgaccgctatccagcatgcatctagtgtattaaatccataagaacagagtaacaccttaagcaagatgacatgatatagagggataatctcaaatcaatgataaaaaccccatctttttacccttgatggcaactgcttgatgtgtgccttgctgcccctactgtcactgggaaaggtcaccacatggcagaacccaaaaccaagcacttctcccattgcaagaatcatagatctagttggccaaacaaaacccaagactcggagagacttacaaggatatcaaatcatgcatataagaaatcagcaaagactcaaatatatatcatagataatctgatcacaagtccacaattcatcggatctcgacaaacacaccgccaaagaagattacatcggatagatctccatgaaattcatggagaactttgtattgaagatctaagagagagaagaagccatctagctactaactacggacccgtaggtctgaagtgaactactcacgagtcattggaggggcgatgatgatgatgaagaagccctccacctccaaagtcccctccgacagggcgccgggaagggtctccagatgagatctcgcggaaacggaagcttgtggcggcgggaaagtattttcgaggctcccctgattgtttgcgtaatatttgggaatatataggcgcaaaaacctaggtcaggaggcggccaggaaagccacaagcttgcccatcgctgcctccccctagtggcgtggtgcaagcttgtgggctccctggggcccacctggcttggcccaaaggctccctggtcttctttcgttcggggaaaaatcatttcggggattttattccgtttggactccgttccaaaatcagatctgaaaagagtcaaaaacacggaaaaaacaggaactgacacttggcactgaatcaataagttagtccccaaaaaagatataaaaagatacataaaacatacaaagaagacaagataacaacgtgaaaccatcaaaaattatagatacggttgagacgtatcaacacacTTGCGTCATAATACATGGGATACTATGAAAAACTTGTCACTCCTTGATAATATACATGGGTTTGCTTAGGGGATTTTAATGAAGTCCTAAGACATGATGAGCATGATGGCATTGGCACAAGGGGTCAATCATAGATTCAAGGTTTCCGTAATGCGGTGGATATATGCAGATTGGTTGATCTCGGCTTCAAGGGAGCAAAGTGGACTTATGGTAAAAAAAAGTGGTTGGAGGGTCCTATACCCGTGTAAGGCTGGATAGAGCGATGGGGATCGTGGATTGGTGTGCTCAATTCCTAATGCGGAGCTACAACATCTAACGGCGTCCACCTCGGATCACTCGCCCATCTTGCTCGCACTGGAGTCACCAAGAGAACGCAAGAAGAAGAGACCTTTTCGGTATGAGGTCATGTGCGATACACATTCAGAGTTAAAGGACACCGTAGAATCTGCATGGGAGTCCAATGGTCACAATCTGATGGCTAATGATGTACGCATAAAGCTATAATTGCTTGCAAATAACCTCGGAGATTGGTCTAGGTTGACCTTTGGCAGCGTGTGGGGGGAGTTCCGAAAACTATAGAAGGAGCTCGAGCGGTTGTGCAACATTATGTCCAGAGTTGGGACATCACATGCTGAGATAAAAAATAATAACCGACTGATTGAGTTGCACCTGAGGGAGGAGTTAATGTGGCGCCAACGCTACCGCGTGTAATGTCTATCAGCAAGGGACCGTAACACACACTTTTTTCCATACGAGGGCATCCATGAGACGTAGGAAGATTAATTAGGGCTTTGCAAAAGCAAGATGGTAATCTAACTCACAATCACACCAAGATCCAATAGATGGCCTTTGAGTACTATAAAACACTCCATACTTCGGAGGAAGTGCACGGTGTGGCTCAAGTGCCCGAGCATGTCCCGTCGAAGGTTACTCCTGATATGAATGAGATGCTTTTGACTCCCTACGATCCAAAGGAGGTGAAAACTGCTCTGTTTCAGATGTCCCCCACGAAAGCACCAGGGCGAGACGGATTTCCGACACATTTCTTCCAAAGAGATTGGGATATTTGTGCAGAGGCTGTGACAAGGGCGGTTTTGGGCATTGTACAGGGTGAGGATAGCCCAGAAAGTCTTAATTAAACCTTGTTGATTTTGATTCCTAATGTACCTAACCTCATGCTTTTGTCACAATTCCGTCCTATCAGTTTATGCAATGTCCTCTTTAAGATAGACTCCAAGGTGATTGTGAATCGCCTTGAACAAGTACTTCCAGCCATTATCTCAGAAGAACAACCTACGTTTGTCCCAGGGAGGCTCATCACAGATAATATTATTTCAGCTTACGAGCGTCTTCTTTTTATGAAAAGAAACAGGCCAAAGGAAAACAATTTTTGTGCTCTGAAACTCGATATGGTGAAGGCTTACAACAGAGTTTAATGGTCTTATCTGAGATCAGTTATGAAAAAACTAGGCTCTGCAACGCCATAGATAAATGTTGTCATGAACATGGCGAGCTCAGTTTCTTTTTCAGTTATGCTCAATGGAACTAAATCAGAAGCATTCAGACATACAAAAGGTATTTGACACGAAGATCCCATCTGTCCATATCTTTTCTTGCTCGCAGTAGAGGGCCTTTCGCGCCTCTTAAAATCCTAGAACTAGTCATCCCGACTCAGCAACATTAAGGTGACGCCATCGACTCTGTCGGTAAACGACCTTTTATTCGTGGATGATAGCCTGCTGTTTTTCAAGGCGGGTGTTAATGGAGCGGAAGTGGTTTCAAACTTGTTGGATGCTTACTACAATGCATCGGGACAACGAGTGAACCGAGATAAATCATCTATTTTCTTTAGTAGAGGGTGCCCGGAGATGGTCCGAAATGTTGTAAAAAGGTATTTGCAAGTTCCTAATGAGTCCCTTAGCGACCGGTACTTGGGGCTGCCAACAAATGTGGGGCACTCGAAGAAAGATACTTTCAGTATTTGAGTGACCTCGTGTGGGACAAAGTGAAAGAGTGGATGAGCAAATGTTTATCGGCAGGAGGGAAGGATGTTCTCATCAAGTCAGTTGCCCAGGAAATCCCAGTGTTCTCGATGTCCTATTTCAAGTTGCCAAGGGGTTTATGTGATCACATTAAATCCATCATTAGGAAGTTTTGGTGGGGCTGCAAACAAGGGAAATCCAAACTAGCTTGGGCCTCATGGGATGTAATGGCCTGACCAAAGTACCTTGAAGGACTTGACTTTAGGGATATGGAACTTTTTAATTTGGCTCTCTTGGCAAGGCAAGTTTGGAGAATATTAAAGGAGCCGACAACTTTGAGTGCTCGAATTCTGAAGGCATCACACTTCCTAGATACCACAATTCTCGAGGCAGAGCTGGGCTCCTGACCGTCTCAGATTTGGCGCGCTCTAGTTGAGGGAAGAGATGTGCTCAGCGAAGGGTTGATCCGACGTATTGGGAATGGATAGACAACTGAAATTTGGGGACGTAACTGGATTCCAAAGGAGACAAGGCCTCGGCCGATGACATCCCTTGTCGTCGATCCTCCTATGATGGTTGCAGAGTTGTTGTCTCCAGCCACGGCCACTTGGGACGAAGGACAGATTCGAACAGTCTTTATTCCTTTTGATGCCGATGCAATTCTGAAAATTCCCGTATGGACACGAAAAACAGAAGTTTTTTGGGCCTGTTTCCCGGATAAACATGGGAGATTCTCGGATAGTTCTGCATACAAGTTCTTGGTCACCACAAAGTTGCAAAGGGAAGAGTGGCTAGAGGGGCGATCTGGTTCTTCGATTTCAGAAAGAGATGAAAATTCATGGACCATGTTGTGGAAGATACTAGTCCCATCCAAAGTGAGGGTCTTTTTATGGAGACTTGCTCGACACTCATTACCCACTACGGATGTGTTACAGAAACGAAATATGGAGGTTCAGAGTGCATGCCCGTTGTGCCGGTGTGAGGACTCCTCGCGTCATGCCCTCTTGTCGCGCACAATGTTGAGGTGTATATGTGCCTTATTTGATGAATCAGTTTTACCCAAGACTGGATTTTTGACCTGCACGAGTCGTTACCGCATGCAAGTTACACCAGGATGGTGGTGACACTTTGGTCAATCTGGTATGCTCGCATAAAGCAGTTTacaaaggattttttcaaagccCTCACAAGACCATCTCTTTTGTCAACACATTCATTGGGGAGCTCGAGCAAATTTTGACAAAGACTGCTAGAACACCGGTGCTAGGGCATCTTTGCCCGAACCTCCACGGTGCCTAGCCCCGCCTGCTGGTTAGATGAAAGTTAACGTTGATGGAGCTGTCGCTAGGAACAGCCACGACGGAGCTGCGGCAGCTATATGTAGAGACGATACTGGAAACTATTTAGGTTCATTGGCAATAGTCTTAAGAGGAACGTATGATCCAACAATTTTGGAGACTTTTGCGTGTAGGGAGGGATTATCATTGTGAGAGGACTTGGCCATACAACACTTTGTCGTCGCTTCAGATTGTAAGGGAGTTGTCAAAGACATCAATGAGGGGACTAGAGGCCCTCATGTAGCAATTGTACATGAAATACAAGACCGTAGCTCTAGTTTTTCTTGCTCTTTTATTCATGAACGTAGAAATTTTAATTTCAAGGCTCACAATCTCGTCAAGCTTGCATGTAATTTAGGTGTTGGGAGTCATGTTTGGTTTGGAAACACGCATGACTCATCTCTTGTACCTATGAACATTATACACAATCAATAAAAGGGGCGAGatttctctctctctaaaaaaaaaTGAACACAAGGACCTCACCATAAACCATAACAAATGAAAGGTCCAAACGGAAATTAGTTCCCGGAGAAAACAAATCATGAGCACGCCATATCATGgcacatcatcatcataatcTAATCACCAAACaaaactagtagtactagtactactactacctcagaacaccagcagcagcagcagtggtATTAATTAATCGAACCCATCCCagcgaagaagaggaggaggaggaagaagaagcctcTCCTTCTCCTTTAAGCTTCGAATCATCCTTCCCCTTCCCTCCCACTTCATCTCGCCGCGACGAAGCTTCCAAAACCCCCCAAAAGGATCCCCCAATCTTCGCCTCTGCCTCCGGCCCGATCAATCTCTCAGCAGCGGATAGCGCTCGGCTAGGCCCCGGGATCCATGGAGAGGTACGAGCTGCTCAAGGACATCGGCGCCGGCAACTTCGGCGTCGCCCGGCTGATGCGTAACAAGGAGACCAAGGAGCTCGTCGCCATGAAGTACATCCCACGAGGCCTCAAGGTGCGCCCGCGGCCTGCCACCACCGGCGGGATTCGGGTTCCCCTGTGATCCATCCCAGCATGGGAACGCCCCAGCCGAGTTTTTCTTATCCCCCCTGCTGCGAATTCAGTAACGGAGTTTTCCTTTTTGGGCGTTTCTTGGTGTTTGCAGATTGATGAGAATGTGGCGAGGGAGATCATAAACCACCGGTCGCTGCGGCACCCCAACATAATCCGATTCAAGGAGGTGGGCGAGGGAACGGGCAAGGCGCCGGGATCAATCCTTTCCGCCTTCTCTGGCCGAAGAAGAGCATAACGGATGGATTCTTTTGCAGGTGGTGGTCACGCCGACGCACCTGGCGATTGTGATGGAGTACGCGGCCGGCGGCGAGCTCTTCGACCGGATCTGCAACGCCGGGAGGTTCAGCGAGGACGAGGTGAGGGATCGGTCCATTGCCCGTGCCCATTTCCGGCGCCGATTCGCTCGTGTAACCGATGTTCGCCCTGTTTCCTGCAGGCCAGGTACTTCTTCCAGCAGCTCATCTGCGGCGTGAGCTACTGCCACTTCATGGTAAGAACAAACAAACCGGTGCAATCGCTGATAAGTACTCCGTATAAAATAGTCTTTGATCATCAGATGGCATAAAACACTCGTTGATCTGCAGCAAATTTGCCACCGGGACCTGAAGCTGGAGAACACTCTGCTGGACGGCAGCCCGGCGCCCCGCCTCAAGATCTGCGACTTCGGTTACTCAAAGGTAACAATAAaaatagtagtaacaacaacaataataaaaggAAGCATTTTCTGCGGGGGGTCAAAAGTTGCACTTTGCTTGGCTTTGCGGCCGGAAAGACGGGAGGATTCATCTCGCCCTCCCGGAATGCAATTGGTTTCCTCTTCCTGCGCGAAGAAACTGCTCGCGAAAGCAACGTCCCCCTGCCATTGTTGACCCGAACAAGTTCGGCGCCACGCCAAGGCCAACGCCTTTTTTCCCGCTGCGGGGCACTGAATATGCTTCCCTTTTCTTCCTTTTGCAGTCGTCGCTGCTGCACTCGAAGCCCAAGTCGACGGTCGGCACGCCGGCGTACATCGCCCCGGAGGTGCTCTCCCGCCGGGAATACGACGGCAAGGTCAGTCAGCCAGCTCTCCCCGCCCGCCGTTTTCTCTACTCTTCTGCCTCGTGACTCTGCGCGTGGGCCCGCCGTGCGGTGGGTCCCGGCGGCAGTGGCGGTAGCGACCCACTTGTCCTGGCCCGTGAGCACGTGCCGCCTGCCGCGGCAGTACACGTACACGTAGCGTGGCTCTCGCTTCTCGAGGCTGCCAACCGGCAGCCTTTGTGGACTGGGTCTATGGGCCACACCACTACATCAGCAAGTGGGCCCGCGGGTTCATTCAGGCGTGGGTCTATGGGCCGGGTCCTCTGTGGCCAGCTATCTCTGACTGGTGGATTCGGAATTTGTCCCTAGTTACAGATTTGCCTGCCTGTTACCGGGCAGACGTGCGCACTCCCACTGGGCGGTGGGTCCAGCGCCACGCTGGCTCTGAGATAGTGTCTCtcgcttgctgctgctgctgctgctcctgtggCAGGTGATTAGATTCCCGGTTAAATGTGGACAGTCCTTGTCGTGGCGGTCCTccgattttttatttttattttggaagGCAGTGGATTTTGTTGAAATACCATCTCGAAAAAAGCGAAAAAGTGAGAGATTATGCAAAGATATGTTGTTCTTTCTGTGTCTGATGATGTCGATTTGGACATTCATATTCTCGTGAACGAAATTCACACATCATGCTGGATCGATGGCGATGCTCGCTCCAACCAGCGATGTCTGCTTTCCATGCACGCCATCCAAATGTGAAAAGAGGGGAGGAAAGGTTTAGGTTGATCGGATTAGTGGCTTACGAGTTCTTTTTGTTTCTTCGCGAGAACATCACGAGTTCGTAAGCTCGTGTGCGTCCTCTTGGTTTAGTTTATTGTGCCCTGGGAGTAAAGTTAGATTTCGTGGAGAAACCATGGATTCTGTCGATACAGATATTAGAATTAGATTCCCTATTTTTGCACTTGATCCTAGCAACCTTAGCTGGGGACCGGGCTAGGGTTGTTTGTAATTTCAGTTGCAAAATGCAACTTCAGTGCGTGAAGAGTCGAGTGCGTGATTATGTCTATAGGAGCATGCGTCAAAAGGAGTGATTTTACATCACTACGGAATTAAAATGCTCAGACGGAGATAGATCAGTTGAATGCATGTTTTGTGACAAGCAAGCCCCATGAGGCAGACACACCCATAGGCACATCAGCTTGACAAATCGTTTGGTTCTTGTTGGACGTGTCATTTTTTTAGGCTCATTTGATACTTTATGTCCTTGTCTAAGACATTTTACCATCATGGTCCTAGTGCTACAGATACCGATTAGCTAATTGATGTTGTCACAAAGGGCCATCTGACCCAATCCTTTTCAACTAGCCTTGTTAGACTGAACTTCTCGTTGGCACTTTGTGGTCCTTTATAAATATTTCATTACCCATCTCTTTTTCTCTCGTTGTCTGATACTGGCATgatatctcgtgaagaattttctGTACGACGGTTACCGTTTTTTTCTTCCTTCACTGTCCAAGAAATCATATCAGACTGGTTACATCTTGCCTTTCCAGCTCTGCAAAATTGGTCGTGTTTGCTTGTCAAAGAGAGACAGTATGATGCGCTGGAGATCAGCATAGATAGTCTATGGATAGCATAGCAAGCAGCACTACTTTATTGTTCGTTTCTAGGCCAACCCTTTTAAGACTGCAAAGTGTCATTGATTTCCCTAAACATATGGCGTCCACTTTTTCTGCAATAAAATATATGCATTTTGTCTGCTTTCACATTAAATTATGCTCATGTTTGTCTTGACCTACCGATCTTCGGTTAGATTGTTTTGAAATTCGCTGATTGCCTTCGTGGAACTAAAGTTGCATCTAAATCATTTTGTTTGAAGTTCGTAAATATAATACTGTAGTTATGTGTGACTTCCCCAAATACCAACTGCATAGAACACAACAGGTGTGATTATTATATGTAGGCATGTAGCTCATCTCATTTCCCAGGGGGAATAGATTTAAGTTCAATACAATCTTACAAACATGTAAACGCAGGTGAATTTTGAGCACTTGAAGCTTTATGTACTATTTCTGCATTTGTGATCGCACATCTTAAAATGGTTATGTTCCAAATGTGCTTTCCTGCAAGCTGTTCTTgccttattgcctttcatttataTATATTTGTCTGTTAGTTTGTTATGTGTTCTAACAATAACATATTTGCATCTATTGATGGTTCAGACAGCCGATGTGTGGTCTTGTGGAGTGACCCTTTATGTGATGCTAGTCGGCGGTTACCCTTTTGAGGATCCTGATGACCCCAAGAATTTCAGAAAGACCATCGGGGTAGCAATTTCAAacctttttttgtgtgtgtgtgctaaGTAGCGTTGAATTCAGCTTTCTTATGGTTGGTCCATTTGTTCTTATCGCAGAGAATAATGTCAATCCAATACAAAATACCGGAGTACGTCCACGTATCCCAAGACTGCAAGCAACTCCTTGCCAGTATTTTTGTTGCAAACCCTGCAAAGGTACTTTTCGGATTAAATTCAGGTCAGCTTTACTGGAGAGATTCATCGTTGGCTTATTCCTTTTCCAACCATCATGCAGAGAATAACAATGAGGGAGATCAGGAACCACCCCTGGTTCTTGAAGAACTTACCAAGGGAGCTCACGGAAGCTGCCCAAGCAATGTACTACAAGAGAGACAACAGCGCCCCAACCTACTCGGTCCAGTCCGTGGAGGAGATCATGAAGATTGTCGAGGAGGCGCAGAAACCGCCTCCTTCCACCACTCCGGTAGCAGGTTTCGGGTGGgcggaggaggacgagcaggaggatggcaagaagccGGAGGAAGAGGCGGAGGAGGACGATGAGGAAGACGAGTATGAGAAGCAGTTGAATGAGGTCCGTGCCAGCGGTGAGTTCCACATCAGCTAGCTGATGGGGGTGCTTCACTGGCGTGAGAAGGCCACAGACCGGGGATAAAATTTGTCATATAGTTTGTAGTTTGTGGTTTTGTTCTCGAGTTTTTCTCTTCATTCTTGTCTCTGATTCTGCAACAGTGTAAATTACCAAAGTGGTTCCGTCGCTGTCTTTACAATGACTGATTAAGTTAGCATGCGGAAACATAATGTATGGAATAAATCATCTTATTGAGCATGTTCTTGCAGTTATCTTTCATGTCCTGAAGATTACAGCTGCACCCTGAGCTGTTAATTAATCTCGTCTGTTAAATCGTGCTGGGACAATTGTCAAATGATCCAGAGTGGTGCCACGGGCGGCAAAATTTCATGTTTTGATCCTTTATCAAAGTTGGCAGCAAAATTTCATGTTTTGATCCTTTTATCAAAGTTGATCGAGATTTGACCCTCATTTGTAAAATTTCGGGATCTGATCATTTTCCTACCGCCGGGGTCCATGGCAGTAGGGTATAACAGTCTACCGTCGAGATCCCTGATACTATAAAACTTATCCACGTCAGCACGACGCACCCCTATAGCTAAATATGTTGGCAGTAGTCTGTACAACCCTACCGTCGAGGTGCTCGGCGATATACTTAGGAAAATTTTACGGTACAACATGCACCCTATAGTCAGGGTATTCGATGGTAAGCTGTTATACCCTACCGTCATGAACCCCGACGATAGGAAAAGAGTCAGGTCCTATTTTTTTTAACAAATCAAGGTCAGATCTCGATCAACTTTCATAAAATGATCAAAACACGAATATTTAGGCTGCTCTTTGTTGATGTCCATGTACTACTTGTGAATCCTGATGTGCAACTTTCCTCTCTAACTTCAGAGAAAACCCTGCAGATATTTCCAAATGTATCACGTAGTGCTTTCACTGCAGTATGTGGTCCAGTTTCCGTCCACATACTTGGGGATGCCGCTCTCCCTTCGCTCCCTCCGGAGGCTAGACTTTGATCAGTTCATTGCATCCTTCGATGGAAAGTTGGCGGGCTGGATTGGAGGACTGCTGTCGAGAGACGGCCGGATTGCGTTGGCACGGTCGGTGCTTGCTATGATGCGTGTATACATGATCTCGACACACCCATTTCCAAAGTGGCTGCTAACCTGGATTGACAAACGGACCAGAGCATGGATATGGAGGGGAATGGAAACCTATAGAGAAGGTCACTGCCGGGTCAGCTGGCTACAGGTGTGTAAGCCGCTTCATCTGGGAGGCTTGGGTCTGCTCAATACCCGCATGTTTGGGGCGGCTTTGAGGATGCGGTGGCTGTGGCACCGATGGAATGATCCATGTAGAGCCTGGTTTGGTTTCCCGATTCCATGCTCGGATGAGGAAGTTGCAATGTTTGCTTCGGCCACAGTGGTAACGATTGGGGACGGCCGCACGACCCTCTTCTGGTTTGATGCATGGCTGGACGGTATGGCCCCGAGGGACATGGCGTCGGGCCTGTTAAAAGTGTCTGCTAGGAAAAGAAGAACAGTTGCTGAGGCACTGGCGGGCTCGACATGGCTCCTGGACTTGTCGGCAGGTTTTGAAGAGGAAATGCTAGATGAACTTATAGCACTGGCTTCCAGGCTTCAGTGGCTAGCGCTGCGTGATGGTATCAAGGACGGCATAGTTTGGAAGCTGTCGGATAATGGAATCTATTCAACCAAGTCAGCATACAAGCTTATGTTCTCGACGCATGTTGGCACTCTGATGTTAAGCTTGATCTGGTGGGTGAAAGCCACGCTGAAGTCCAAGGTGTTCATGTGGACGGCGTTG
This window encodes:
- the LOC123426743 gene encoding serine/threonine-protein kinase SAPK7, with amino-acid sequence MERYELLKDIGAGNFGVARLMRNKETKELVAMKYIPRGLKIDENVAREIINHRSLRHPNIIRFKEVVVTPTHLAIVMEYAAGGELFDRICNAGRFSEDEARYFFQQLICGVSYCHFMQICHRDLKLENTLLDGSPAPRLKICDFGYSKSSLLHSKPKSTVGTPAYIAPEVLSRREYDGKTADVWSCGVTLYVMLVGGYPFEDPDDPKNFRKTIGRIMSIQYKIPEYVHVSQDCKQLLASIFVANPAKRITMREIRNHPWFLKNLPRELTEAAQAMYYKRDNSAPTYSVQSVEEIMKIVEEAQKPPPSTTPVAGFGWAEEDEQEDGKKPEEEAEEDDEEDEYEKQLNEVRASGEFHIS